A single genomic interval of Haloplanus sp. GDY1 harbors:
- a CDS encoding orc1/cdc6 family replication initiation protein: protein MGAEDSENSPSDLEARGADSSTDDETTQVDLASSSSDSEQESVPSSTTESDEDTSQSIEDMLLEFDEQEGLIRDRSLLDPNYVVEEDRIVGRDGQLQEVTKMLRVALGDNRPPNLFLYGPSGTGKSLITKAVCHNISRICETRDIQFGTIEVNCQDLDTLGVAVYELASQAADEAGVDIDVPKHGVATKEKWDELYRIVNENFDSVVFVLDELDMLVGRRDKQDPAFSRLLYQLSRAGANDELTAYISVVAISNDARMMESVGSRALSSFTPEDVHFDDYDANQLQAILRRRQDAFHDDVLDGDVIPLAAAFAAQTHGDARKAIDLMRVAGELAEREGDDCVREEHVREAQDKVEKNRVLEVVRGISTQKKLCLYATAAVAAQTDDGSARSTTGYRVYQFLTDSIDADQYHQETYVNKMKELTTYSLVDFERRSHGPSSGMFLEFQFGERPETILETLREDSRIDMVSPEEVESVVKAQIRNET from the coding sequence ATGGGTGCCGAGGACTCCGAGAATTCTCCATCTGATCTTGAGGCGAGGGGGGCCGACTCGTCAACAGATGACGAGACGACGCAGGTCGATCTCGCGTCGAGTTCCTCAGATTCTGAGCAGGAATCCGTTCCTTCGTCGACTACGGAATCCGACGAAGATACGTCACAGTCGATCGAGGACATGCTGCTCGAATTCGACGAACAAGAAGGATTGATCCGTGACCGGTCACTCCTCGATCCGAACTACGTCGTCGAAGAGGATCGCATCGTCGGTCGCGACGGACAGCTCCAGGAAGTGACGAAGATGCTGCGCGTGGCGCTCGGCGATAACCGTCCGCCGAATCTCTTTCTCTACGGACCGTCCGGAACGGGGAAGTCGCTCATTACGAAAGCTGTCTGCCACAATATCAGCCGCATCTGTGAGACTCGTGATATTCAATTCGGAACCATCGAGGTCAACTGCCAAGATCTCGATACCCTCGGCGTTGCCGTCTACGAACTAGCGAGTCAAGCCGCCGACGAGGCCGGCGTCGACATCGACGTTCCGAAACATGGTGTCGCGACCAAGGAGAAATGGGACGAACTCTACCGCATCGTCAACGAGAACTTCGATTCCGTCGTGTTCGTCCTCGACGAACTCGATATGCTGGTGGGCCGTCGAGATAAGCAAGATCCCGCGTTTTCGCGATTACTTTACCAACTGTCTCGAGCAGGAGCCAACGACGAACTAACCGCGTACATCTCTGTCGTCGCGATCTCGAACGATGCGCGAATGATGGAGTCCGTCGGAAGCCGTGCGTTGAGTTCGTTCACTCCGGAAGACGTCCACTTCGACGACTACGACGCGAATCAACTCCAGGCGATTCTGCGTCGACGGCAGGATGCGTTCCACGACGATGTCTTGGATGGCGACGTGATTCCACTTGCCGCCGCGTTCGCCGCACAAACACACGGTGATGCGAGAAAGGCGATCGACTTGATGCGCGTCGCCGGCGAACTTGCCGAACGAGAAGGTGACGACTGCGTTCGCGAGGAACACGTGCGGGAAGCCCAGGACAAAGTCGAGAAAAACCGCGTTCTCGAAGTCGTTCGCGGCATCAGCACGCAGAAAAAACTCTGTCTATACGCGACGGCAGCCGTCGCTGCACAGACCGACGACGGATCGGCTCGCAGTACGACCGGCTACCGTGTCTATCAGTTCCTTACTGACTCGATCGACGCCGATCAATACCACCAAGAGACCTACGTCAACAAGATGAAGGAGTTGACGACGTACTCACTCGTCGATTTCGAGCGCCGGAGTCACGGTCCCAGCTCCGGAATGTTCCTCGAATTCCAGTTCGGCGAACGTCCGGAGACGATTCTCGAGACGCTTCGCGAGGACTCTCGAATCGACATGGTCTCGCCCGAGGAAGTCGAATCGGTCGTGAAAGCGCAGATTCGAAACGAAACCTGA